The proteins below are encoded in one region of Bacillus vallismortis:
- the ytxC gene encoding putative sporulation protein YtxC codes for MLEIIFEDDHDAAAFLHLIQHSDDRNNIIVREGIRNIEIEKAKPAFSIQRFMEPILVKFFLECKEDEHMLSLIEGTYCFTDLDEQQQILQLAHSIIEGEADNLPFEPIKLSRKQAILDELQTICLEEGVFSIRSFQTFRLGQYYKQLRDITETAIDEYKMEQEYQNFIQTLRDYVTAKQPRIKKVHIVHDGSFTIWELRYVPEREKMKYIDRRFVRDHPMYIDSHLIAPLISIAPDEVVLYTDQPEHMMARTIQNVFQERMEMFPLHAFSAAEIPVKQ; via the coding sequence ATGCTTGAAATAATCTTTGAAGATGACCATGACGCAGCTGCTTTTTTACATCTCATTCAGCATTCGGATGATCGGAACAATATCATTGTCCGTGAAGGCATACGGAACATCGAGATTGAAAAAGCGAAGCCGGCTTTCTCTATTCAGCGTTTTATGGAGCCGATTCTGGTCAAATTTTTTTTAGAATGCAAAGAAGACGAGCATATGCTGTCGTTGATTGAGGGAACATACTGTTTCACCGATCTGGATGAACAACAGCAAATCCTTCAGCTCGCACACAGTATTATTGAAGGCGAAGCGGACAATCTTCCGTTTGAGCCGATAAAGCTTTCTCGGAAACAGGCTATTTTAGATGAACTCCAAACGATCTGTTTAGAAGAAGGGGTATTTTCCATTCGTTCCTTTCAGACATTCCGGCTTGGACAATACTACAAGCAGTTGAGAGACATTACGGAAACGGCGATAGATGAATATAAGATGGAACAGGAATATCAAAACTTTATTCAAACACTCAGAGACTATGTTACAGCCAAACAGCCGAGAATCAAAAAGGTGCATATTGTCCATGACGGTTCTTTTACAATATGGGAGCTGCGCTATGTGCCGGAACGGGAAAAAATGAAATACATAGACAGGCGGTTTGTCAGGGATCATCCTATGTACATTGATTCTCATTTAATCGCGCCGTTAATCTCCATTGCGCCTGATGAAGTGGTGCTTTATACCGACCAGCCCGAGCATATGATGGCAAGGACCATTCAAAACGTATTTCAAGAGCGAATGGAAATGTTTCCGCTGCATGCTTTTTCAGCCGCTGAAATCCCGGTAAAGCAATAA
- the thrS gene encoding threonine--tRNA ligase, with product MSEMVKITFPDGAVKEFAKGTTTEDIAASISPGLKKKSLAGKLNGKEIDLKMPINEDGKVEIITEGSEEGLQIMRHSTAHLLAQAIKRIYKDVKFGVGPVIENGFYYDVEMEEAITPEDLPKIEKEMKKIVNANLPIVRKEVSREEAKARFAEIGDDLKLELLDAIPEGETVSIYEQGEFFDLCRGVHVPSTGKIKEFKLLSLAGAYWRGDSNNQMLQRVYGTAFFKKADLEEHLRMLEEAKERDHRKLGKELKLFANSQKVGQGLPLWLPKGATIRRIIERYIVDKEISLGYEHVYTPVLGSKELYETSGHWEHYQEGMFPPMEMDNETLVLRPMNCPHHMMIYKQDIHSYRELPIRIAELGTMHRYEMSGALSGLQRVRGMTLNDAHIFVRPDQIKDEFIRTVRLIQDVYEDFGLSDYTFRLSYRDPEDTEKYFDDDEMWNKAQSMLKEAMDEIGHDYYEAEGEAAFYGPKLDVQVKTAIGKEETLSTVQLDFLLPERFDLTYIGEDGKQHRPVVIHRGVVSTMERFVAFLIEEHKGALPTWLAPVQFQVIPVSPAVHLDYAKKVQERLQREGLRVEVDIRDEKIGYKIREAQMQKIPYMLVVGDQEAENGAVNVRKYGEQNSDTISLDDFVKKAVAEAKK from the coding sequence ATGTCAGAGATGGTAAAAATCACATTTCCTGATGGAGCAGTCAAGGAGTTTGCGAAAGGAACAACAACAGAAGATATCGCGGCATCCATCAGTCCGGGGTTAAAGAAGAAATCATTAGCCGGAAAACTGAACGGTAAAGAAATTGATCTGAAAATGCCGATCAATGAAGACGGTAAAGTGGAAATCATTACAGAAGGCTCTGAAGAAGGTCTTCAAATTATGCGCCACAGTACGGCTCACTTGCTGGCTCAAGCGATTAAACGCATTTACAAAGATGTGAAATTCGGTGTTGGCCCGGTCATCGAAAACGGTTTTTACTACGATGTAGAGATGGAAGAAGCGATTACGCCGGAGGATCTGCCGAAAATTGAAAAAGAAATGAAAAAAATCGTCAATGCGAACCTCCCGATCGTTCGAAAAGAGGTCAGCCGTGAAGAAGCAAAAGCCCGTTTTGCAGAAATCGGTGATGACCTGAAGCTTGAATTATTGGATGCGATTCCTGAAGGAGAAACCGTTTCGATCTATGAACAAGGCGAATTCTTTGACCTGTGCCGCGGCGTGCACGTTCCTTCAACAGGGAAAATCAAAGAGTTTAAGCTGTTAAGTCTTGCAGGCGCATACTGGCGCGGTGACAGCAATAACCAAATGCTTCAGCGCGTATACGGCACGGCTTTCTTCAAAAAAGCTGATCTTGAAGAGCATCTTCGCATGCTTGAAGAAGCGAAAGAGCGTGACCACAGAAAGCTTGGCAAAGAATTAAAGCTGTTTGCGAACTCTCAAAAAGTCGGACAAGGCCTGCCGCTTTGGCTGCCAAAAGGCGCGACAATCCGCCGCATCATCGAGCGCTACATTGTCGATAAAGAAATCAGTCTCGGCTATGAGCACGTCTACACACCAGTGCTTGGAAGCAAAGAACTGTATGAAACATCAGGGCACTGGGAGCATTACCAGGAAGGCATGTTCCCTCCAATGGAAATGGACAACGAAACACTTGTGCTGCGTCCAATGAACTGCCCGCACCATATGATGATTTACAAACAAGACATTCACAGCTACCGCGAACTCCCGATTCGGATTGCCGAGCTGGGAACGATGCACCGCTATGAAATGTCAGGTGCGCTCTCAGGCCTGCAGCGTGTGCGCGGCATGACATTAAACGATGCGCATATCTTTGTGCGCCCCGATCAAATTAAGGACGAGTTTATCCGTACAGTCCGATTGATTCAGGATGTATATGAAGACTTCGGCTTAAGTGATTACACATTCCGTCTGTCTTACCGTGATCCTGAAGACACGGAGAAATATTTTGATGACGATGAAATGTGGAACAAAGCGCAATCCATGCTGAAAGAGGCCATGGACGAAATTGGCCATGACTATTACGAAGCAGAAGGTGAAGCGGCATTCTACGGCCCTAAGCTTGATGTTCAGGTGAAAACAGCGATCGGCAAAGAAGAAACATTGTCTACAGTTCAGCTTGATTTCTTATTGCCTGAACGTTTCGATCTGACTTATATTGGTGAAGATGGCAAGCAGCACCGTCCGGTTGTGATTCATAGGGGCGTTGTATCAACAATGGAACGCTTTGTCGCCTTCTTAATCGAAGAACACAAAGGCGCGCTGCCAACATGGCTAGCACCGGTTCAATTCCAAGTCATCCCGGTTTCTCCAGCTGTGCATTTAGACTATGCGAAAAAAGTGCAGGAACGCCTGCAGCGTGAAGGCCTGCGCGTAGAAGTCGACATCCGTGATGAAAAAATCGGCTACAAAATCCGTGAAGCGCAAATGCAAAAAATCCCGTACATGCTTGTGGTCGGTGACCAAGAAGCAGAAAACGGAGCGGTAAACGTCCGTAAGTACGGAGAGCAGAATTCTGACACCATTTCACTTGATGATTTTGTGAAAAAGGCAGTAGCTGAAGCGAAAAAATAA
- a CDS encoding HAD family hydrolase, translating into MKAVFFDLDDTLLWDEKSVRTTFAETCLQAEKKYGLDPQAFEAAVREAARELYMSYETYPYTVMIGINPFEGLWSNFSEPISEGFEKLNKIVPEYRKNAWTNGLKALGIDDPAYGEYLGEFFAAERRKRPFVYDETFEVLDHLKGKYELLLLTNGDPSLQKEKLAGVPELAPYFNEIVISGAFGKGKPDVSIFEHCLKLMNIEKDDAIMVGDNLNTDILGASRAGIKTVWVNRTDKKNETDVTPDYIISSLHDLFPIIEK; encoded by the coding sequence ATGAAAGCCGTATTTTTTGATTTAGACGATACACTACTTTGGGATGAAAAAAGCGTCAGAACAACATTTGCAGAAACTTGTTTACAGGCGGAGAAAAAATATGGCCTTGACCCGCAGGCATTTGAAGCAGCTGTTCGCGAAGCGGCGAGAGAATTGTACATGTCATATGAGACGTATCCATATACAGTGATGATCGGCATTAACCCGTTTGAAGGACTATGGTCCAATTTCTCAGAACCGATCAGTGAAGGATTTGAGAAGCTGAACAAGATTGTGCCGGAGTACAGAAAAAACGCATGGACAAACGGACTGAAAGCACTTGGCATCGATGACCCCGCATATGGCGAATACTTGGGAGAGTTTTTCGCGGCTGAGCGCAGAAAACGCCCGTTTGTATATGATGAAACATTTGAAGTGCTCGATCACTTAAAAGGCAAGTATGAATTGCTGCTTTTGACAAACGGTGATCCGAGTCTGCAAAAAGAGAAACTCGCCGGCGTTCCTGAGCTCGCCCCTTATTTCAATGAAATCGTCATCTCGGGCGCTTTTGGCAAAGGGAAACCGGATGTATCTATTTTTGAACACTGCCTGAAGCTGATGAATATTGAAAAAGACGATGCGATCATGGTCGGCGATAACTTGAATACCGATATTTTGGGCGCTTCAAGGGCCGGTATCAAAACCGTTTGGGTCAACCGCACGGATAAGAAAAACGAAACCGATGTGACGCCTGATTACATTATCAGCAGCCTTCATGATTTGTTTCCTATCATAGAGAAATAA
- the lytS gene encoding two-component system sensor histidine kinase LytS translates to MIHLMIMMLERVGIIVILGFILAHTKLFRQALQNQDGYKGKAVLISIFSLFSIISNYTGIEIQKNMIVNNDWVFAIDPSGSIANTRILGVEIGGLLGGPFVGAGIGVLAGLHRFSLGGSTALSCAVSSVLAGVLAGLIGRYFTKRYRMPTPRIAALVGIGMETLQMVIILLMAKPFSDAWELVSMIGIPMILINGTGSFIFLSIIQAIIRKEEQARALETHRVLTIADQTLPFFRQGLNENSCKSVAAIIHRLTGTDAVSLTDNEKILAHVGAGMDHHIPSKSLITGLSKKVIKTGEIMKAISQEEIECTHAECPLHAAIVLPLTSNGNTIGTLKMYFKNPAGLSQVEEELAEGLAMLFSTQLELGEAELQSKLLKDAEIKALQAQVNPHFLFNAINTISALCRTDVEKTRKLLLQLSVYFRSNLQGARQLLIPLSKELNHLHAYLSLEQARFPGKYKVELNIDSRLEQIEIPPFVLQVLVENALRHAFPKKQDMCKVTVCVLSDDSFVYMKVMDNGRGIPPDVLPELGKMPFPSKEGTGTALYNLNQRLTGLFGQQAVLNIKSEVQKGTEVSFQVPMQQMKEGEKHAHGVNR, encoded by the coding sequence ATGATTCATTTAATGATTATGATGCTTGAAAGGGTAGGGATTATTGTGATTTTGGGGTTTATTCTCGCCCATACGAAGCTTTTTAGACAAGCTTTGCAAAATCAGGACGGCTATAAAGGAAAAGCGGTTTTAATCTCTATTTTTTCTCTCTTCAGCATCATCAGCAATTATACAGGCATCGAAATTCAAAAAAATATGATTGTAAACAATGACTGGGTGTTTGCGATAGATCCGTCGGGTTCTATCGCGAATACCCGTATTTTGGGCGTGGAAATCGGAGGCCTCCTCGGAGGGCCGTTTGTAGGGGCGGGAATCGGTGTACTGGCGGGGCTGCATCGCTTTTCGCTCGGCGGCAGCACGGCCTTAAGCTGTGCGGTATCATCCGTTTTAGCAGGTGTTCTTGCAGGCCTGATCGGCAGGTATTTTACGAAGCGCTACCGAATGCCGACACCGCGTATCGCCGCTCTTGTGGGGATCGGCATGGAGACACTGCAAATGGTGATTATTTTGCTGATGGCAAAGCCGTTCAGTGACGCTTGGGAGCTTGTCAGCATGATCGGGATCCCGATGATACTCATCAACGGAACAGGCAGTTTTATTTTCCTGTCGATTATTCAGGCGATCATTCGCAAAGAGGAGCAGGCGAGGGCGCTTGAAACGCACAGAGTGCTGACGATTGCTGACCAGACACTTCCATTTTTCCGCCAAGGACTAAATGAAAACTCCTGTAAAAGTGTAGCGGCTATTATCCATAGGCTGACCGGAACAGATGCGGTATCTCTCACTGATAATGAGAAGATTCTCGCGCATGTCGGTGCGGGAATGGATCATCACATCCCATCAAAAAGCTTGATCACCGGCTTGTCCAAAAAGGTGATTAAAACAGGAGAAATCATGAAGGCCATTTCTCAGGAAGAGATTGAATGCACGCATGCTGAATGTCCTTTGCACGCGGCGATAGTGTTGCCGCTGACATCAAACGGCAACACAATCGGCACCTTAAAAATGTATTTTAAAAACCCTGCAGGCCTTAGCCAGGTAGAGGAGGAGCTTGCTGAAGGGCTGGCTATGCTGTTTTCGACACAGCTTGAGCTTGGGGAAGCGGAGCTCCAAAGCAAACTTCTCAAGGATGCTGAAATCAAAGCGCTTCAGGCACAGGTGAATCCGCATTTTTTATTTAATGCGATCAACACGATTTCTGCATTATGCCGCACAGATGTTGAAAAAACCCGTAAGCTCTTATTGCAGCTCAGTGTATATTTTCGTTCAAACCTTCAAGGGGCCAGACAGCTGCTGATTCCGCTCTCAAAGGAGCTGAACCATCTTCACGCCTATTTGTCATTAGAACAGGCGCGTTTTCCCGGGAAATATAAGGTTGAGCTCAATATCGACAGCAGGCTGGAGCAGATTGAAATCCCTCCGTTTGTTTTACAGGTGCTTGTGGAGAACGCGCTTCGGCATGCGTTTCCGAAAAAACAAGACATGTGCAAAGTAACGGTCTGTGTCTTATCTGATGATTCATTCGTCTATATGAAAGTGATGGATAACGGACGGGGAATTCCGCCGGACGTCCTGCCGGAACTGGGAAAGATGCCGTTTCCGTCTAAGGAGGGAACCGGTACAGCGCTTTATAACCTGAATCAGCGGCTGACCGGTTTATTCGGACAGCAGGCCGTACTGAATATCAAAAGTGAGGTTCAGAAAGGGACAGAGGTTTCCTTTCAAGTGCCAATGCAACAGATGAAAGAGGGAGAAAAACATGCTCACGGTGTTAATCGTTGA
- a CDS encoding LytR/AlgR family response regulator transcription factor, whose protein sequence is MLTVLIVDDEMLARDELAYLLKRANKEEMIINEAENIESAFDQMMDQKPDLLFLDVDLSGENGFDIAKRLKKMKHPPAVVFATAYDQYALKAFEVDALDYLTKPFDEERILQTLKKYKKASRDIVELELNSHAGQHKLALSVGESIVIVDTKDVIYAGTEDGHVNVKTFENSYTVSDTLVVIEKKLPDADFIRVHRSFVVNTEYIKEIQPWFNSTYNLMMKDGSKIPVSRTYAKELKKLLHI, encoded by the coding sequence ATGCTCACGGTGTTAATCGTTGATGATGAGATGCTGGCAAGGGACGAATTGGCTTACTTGCTCAAGCGGGCCAATAAAGAGGAAATGATAATCAATGAAGCGGAAAATATCGAATCTGCTTTTGACCAAATGATGGATCAAAAACCTGATTTGCTGTTTTTAGACGTAGATTTATCCGGAGAAAACGGTTTTGATATCGCAAAGCGATTGAAGAAAATGAAGCATCCTCCTGCTGTTGTGTTTGCGACCGCGTATGACCAGTATGCGCTCAAAGCATTTGAGGTGGACGCTCTTGATTATTTAACCAAGCCTTTCGATGAGGAAAGAATTCTACAAACGCTGAAAAAATATAAAAAAGCCAGTCGGGATATCGTTGAATTGGAACTGAACAGCCATGCCGGCCAGCATAAACTCGCGTTATCTGTTGGAGAATCAATTGTAATCGTCGATACGAAAGACGTCATCTATGCCGGAACGGAAGATGGTCATGTCAACGTAAAAACCTTCGAAAATTCTTATACAGTCAGCGATACGCTCGTTGTCATTGAGAAAAAGCTGCCTGACGCTGATTTTATCCGCGTCCATCGGAGCTTTGTCGTCAATACCGAATATATTAAAGAAATTCAGCCATGGTTTAATTCTACATATAATCTAATGATGAAAGACGGATCAAAAATACCGGTCAGCCGGACATACGCAAAGGAATTGAAGAAGCTGCTCCATATTTGA
- the lrgA gene encoding antiholin-like murein hydrolase modulator LrgA, producing MSAKKVYGFLTQAFIFAVIMLISNMIAAIVPIPIPASVVGLALLFLLLCLKVIKLEQVETLGTSLTSLIGFLFVPSGISVMNSLGVMQQYGLQIVLVILLATIILLGATGLFSQLILSLSGKRKSAADMKTKPVQNPQNNNELVHH from the coding sequence ATGAGTGCTAAAAAAGTGTACGGGTTTTTAACACAAGCATTTATTTTTGCCGTCATTATGCTGATTTCGAATATGATTGCTGCTATTGTCCCAATACCTATCCCGGCATCGGTTGTAGGGTTGGCCTTATTATTTCTTCTATTATGTTTGAAAGTGATTAAACTGGAACAAGTGGAAACGCTCGGAACGTCTTTAACCTCTTTGATCGGATTTTTATTTGTCCCGTCAGGCATATCTGTTATGAATTCGCTCGGTGTCATGCAGCAATACGGCCTGCAAATTGTCCTTGTCATACTGCTTGCAACGATCATTTTGCTAGGGGCTACAGGATTGTTTTCTCAGCTGATTCTTTCGCTGAGCGGAAAACGCAAATCCGCAGCGGACATGAAAACAAAACCAGTGCAAAATCCCCAGAACAATAACGAACTCGTTCACCATTAA
- the lrgB gene encoding antiholin-like protein LrgB — MESTMSPYFGIVVSLAAFGIGTFLFKKTKGFFLFTPLFVAMVLGITFLKIGGFSYADYNNGGEIIKFFLEPATIAFAIPLYKQRDKLKKYWWQIMSSIIAGSICSVTIVYLLAKGIHLDAAVMKSMLPQAATTAIALPLSKDIGGISNITAFAVIFNAVIVYALGALFLKVFKVKNPISKGLALGTSGHALGVAVGIEMGEVEAAMASIAVVVVGVVTVLVIPVFVQLIGG; from the coding sequence ATGGAAAGCACAATGAGTCCTTATTTCGGAATTGTCGTATCACTGGCTGCATTCGGCATCGGCACCTTTTTATTTAAGAAAACGAAAGGCTTCTTCCTTTTCACGCCTTTGTTTGTTGCTATGGTGCTAGGGATTACATTTTTAAAAATCGGCGGTTTTTCCTACGCGGACTATAATAACGGGGGAGAGATCATTAAGTTTTTCCTTGAACCGGCGACGATCGCTTTTGCCATTCCTCTGTACAAACAAAGAGATAAGCTGAAAAAATACTGGTGGCAAATCATGTCCTCCATTATTGCCGGCTCTATCTGCTCTGTCACGATTGTTTATTTGCTCGCAAAAGGCATTCACCTCGATGCGGCCGTGATGAAAAGCATGCTTCCGCAGGCGGCTACAACGGCGATTGCGCTTCCTCTATCAAAAGACATCGGAGGCATCAGCAATATCACAGCTTTCGCGGTCATCTTTAACGCTGTTATTGTTTATGCGCTCGGAGCATTGTTCTTGAAGGTGTTTAAAGTAAAGAATCCAATTTCTAAAGGATTGGCTCTTGGTACGTCCGGACATGCACTCGGTGTAGCCGTCGGGATCGAGATGGGAGAAGTCGAAGCAGCGATGGCAAGTATTGCGGTTGTTGTAGTTGGAGTGGTAACGGTTCTGGTCATTCCTGTGTTCGTGCAGCTGATCGGAGGATAA
- the infC gene encoding translation initiation factor IF-3, whose translation MISKDQLVNEGIRAREVRLIGQNGDQLGIKSRQEALEIAGRANLDLVLVAANAKPPVCRIMDYGKFRFEQQKKDKEARKNQKIINLKEVRLSPTIDEHDFNTKLRNAIKFLEKGDKVKASIRFKGRAITHKEIGQRVLDRFSEACADVATVETKPKMDGRSMFLMLAPKNEKQ comes from the coding sequence ATTATTAGCAAAGATCAATTGGTTAATGAGGGTATCCGTGCACGTGAGGTCCGTCTAATCGGACAAAATGGCGACCAGCTTGGAATCAAGTCCCGTCAGGAAGCACTTGAAATCGCCGGCCGCGCAAATCTTGACCTTGTGTTAGTTGCAGCGAATGCAAAACCGCCTGTATGCCGCATTATGGACTACGGTAAGTTCCGATTCGAGCAGCAGAAAAAGGACAAAGAAGCACGCAAAAATCAAAAAATCATTAACTTAAAAGAAGTTAGATTAAGTCCGACAATCGATGAGCATGACTTTAATACGAAATTGCGAAATGCGATTAAATTCCTTGAAAAAGGCGATAAAGTGAAAGCTTCTATCCGCTTTAAAGGACGCGCAATCACTCATAAAGAAATCGGCCAGCGTGTGTTAGACCGTTTTTCTGAAGCTTGTGCTGACGTTGCGACTGTCGAAACAAAACCAAAAATGGACGGCCGCAGCATGTTCTTAATGCTCGCGCCGAAAAACGAAAAGCAATAA
- the rpmI gene encoding 50S ribosomal protein L35, translating to MPKMKTHRGSAKRFKKTGSGKLKRSHAYTSHLFANKSQKQKRKLRKSAVVSAGDFKRIKQQLANIK from the coding sequence ATGCCAAAAATGAAAACTCACCGCGGATCTGCTAAACGTTTTAAAAAGACAGGTTCTGGGAAGTTAAAACGTTCTCACGCATATACAAGTCACTTATTCGCCAACAAATCTCAAAAGCAAAAGCGTAAGCTTCGCAAGAGTGCTGTTGTAAGCGCAGGAGACTTCAAACGCATCAAACAACAGCTTGCTAACATCAAGTAA
- the rplT gene encoding 50S ribosomal protein L20, whose product MPRVKGGTVSRQRRKKVLKLAKGYFGSKHRLYKVANQQVMKSGNYAFRDRRQKKRDFRKLWITRINAAARMNGLSYSRLMHGLKLSGIEVNRKMLADLAVNDLTAFNQLADTAKAQLNK is encoded by the coding sequence ATGCCAAGAGTAAAAGGCGGAACTGTGTCGCGTCAGCGTCGTAAAAAAGTTCTTAAATTAGCAAAAGGTTATTTCGGTTCAAAACATAGATTATACAAAGTAGCAAACCAGCAGGTCATGAAATCTGGAAACTACGCTTTCCGTGACCGTCGTCAGAAAAAACGTGATTTCCGTAAGCTTTGGATCACTCGTATCAACGCAGCTGCTCGCATGAACGGTCTTTCTTACAGCCGTTTAATGCACGGTCTTAAGCTTTCTGGTATCGAAGTAAACCGTAAAATGCTTGCTGATCTTGCTGTAAACGATCTTACTGCATTCAATCAGCTTGCTGATACTGCTAAAGCTCAATTAAACAAGTAA
- a CDS encoding DUF1294 domain-containing protein: MGIAVYLVLINLCGFWVMGADKRRAQQHKWRISEDSLWLIAIVFGALGVWLGMQTFRHKTKHASFKYGVPLLLVIEAILIGIYYSPFDL, translated from the coding sequence ATGGGTATTGCTGTTTATTTGGTGCTGATCAATCTGTGCGGTTTTTGGGTGATGGGCGCTGACAAACGAAGAGCGCAGCAGCACAAATGGAGAATTTCTGAAGACAGTCTGTGGCTGATAGCGATCGTGTTTGGAGCTCTCGGTGTCTGGCTTGGCATGCAAACCTTCAGACATAAAACGAAGCACGCCTCTTTTAAGTACGGAGTCCCGCTTCTTCTGGTCATTGAAGCGATCTTGATCGGCATTTATTACAGCCCGTTTGATTTATAA
- a CDS encoding M42 family metallopeptidase, with protein MAKLDEQLTMLKDLTDAKGIPGNEREVRQVMKSYIEPFADEVTTDRLGSLIAKKTGVENGPKIMIAGHLDEVGFMVTQITDKGFIRFQTVGGWWAQVMLAQRVTIVTKKGEITGVIGSKPPHILSPEARKKSVEIKEMFIDIGASSREEALEWGVLPGDMIVPHFEFTVMNNEKFLLAKAWDNRIGCAIAIDVLRNLQNTGHPNIVYGVGTVQEEVGLRGAKTAAYTIQPDIAFGVDVGIAGDTPGISEKEAQSKMGEGPQIIVYDASMVSHKGLRDVVVATAEEAGIPYQFDAIAGGGTDSGAIHLTANGVPALSITIATRYIHTHAAMLHRDDYENAVKLITEVIKKLDRKTVDQITYE; from the coding sequence ATGGCAAAATTAGATGAACAACTGACCATGCTGAAAGATTTAACAGATGCAAAAGGCATACCGGGCAATGAAAGAGAAGTAAGGCAAGTGATGAAATCATACATAGAACCATTTGCTGATGAGGTAACTACGGATCGGCTGGGCAGTTTAATTGCCAAAAAAACAGGTGTGGAGAACGGCCCGAAAATTATGATTGCCGGGCATTTGGATGAAGTCGGCTTTATGGTGACACAAATCACTGATAAAGGCTTTATCCGTTTCCAAACTGTTGGCGGCTGGTGGGCTCAGGTAATGCTGGCCCAGCGTGTCACCATCGTGACAAAAAAAGGGGAAATCACAGGGGTTATCGGCTCAAAGCCGCCTCATATTTTATCTCCTGAAGCGAGAAAAAAATCAGTGGAAATAAAAGAGATGTTTATTGATATCGGCGCTTCAAGCCGAGAAGAAGCCTTGGAATGGGGCGTGCTTCCGGGAGATATGATCGTTCCTCATTTTGAATTTACAGTCATGAACAATGAAAAATTCCTCTTGGCGAAGGCGTGGGACAACCGCATCGGCTGTGCGATTGCCATTGATGTGTTAAGAAATTTACAAAACACAGGCCATCCAAACATTGTGTATGGCGTGGGTACCGTGCAGGAAGAAGTCGGCCTGAGAGGGGCGAAAACAGCAGCTTACACCATTCAGCCTGATATTGCGTTTGGTGTTGATGTAGGAATAGCAGGGGACACACCTGGGATTTCTGAGAAAGAAGCGCAAAGTAAAATGGGCGAAGGGCCGCAGATTATCGTATACGATGCATCCATGGTTTCTCACAAAGGTTTGCGGGATGTCGTTGTCGCTACGGCGGAGGAAGCTGGCATTCCGTACCAATTTGATGCCATTGCCGGCGGCGGAACGGATTCGGGAGCCATCCATTTGACGGCAAATGGTGTTCCTGCGCTGTCCATTACCATTGCAACCCGCTACATTCATACACACGCGGCTATGCTGCATCGTGATGATTATGAAAATGCGGTCAAATTAATTACAGAAGTGATTAAAAAATTAGACCGAAAGACAGTTGACCAAATCACATACGAATAA